In the genome of Triticum aestivum cultivar Chinese Spring unplaced genomic scaffold, IWGSC CS RefSeq v2.1 scaffold99758, whole genome shotgun sequence, the window TGTTTACTTTCCGTCCCTTAGTTTGCCGACATCTTATTGTTTATCATCACAATGTGTCTTTAAAATGAACCAAATGCTCCTATTAATTGTCTAGCTTTGCCATTTTTTCGAAAGAGAGGTTAAAAACCCCGGCCTTCACATTATTGCGAAGCACATAACCATCTTTATTAATAGAGTTGAATATGTCCACGGAACCCTCATGAGGTCATGTGAAGACTAAAGACCAAATCGATCCATGAGTTTTTCCGGTTGTTCACCAAACGAAATGATAGTCATGCATGGCACGAGACAACTCTCTCTAAGGAACTCGGATAACTTCAGGAGAAGGGGTGCCTCCTATGCCTTTTCTAGGCCTAAAACACGTTCATGCCTCTCCTCTCTAAAGTCTgaccttattgaaaagtagtatACTTTCTTTCGTGGTGTTCACTCCTTTGAATAAGTTAAAATAAAACAAAGTGCTATCAATCGATTTGCTAGGTTTTGGAGGACAGGGACATGGTGAACCGGATCAACACATCTTTCTGGGACCTAAAGTTCCCAACATCGGAGGAGCCAAACTCCAGCCCATCAGCAGATGATACTGGGGATGCCGACATCGTGTTCGAAGACCTCAACCATGAAAGCATAGCCGCCATAATACCCGGGGAACTCGAGCTAGGGGAGGTCGAGTGCCTATCCGACGGCAACCTCGAGCGGATCACGAAGGAGATCAATGGGTTCTACGGCCTCTGCGACGAGCTGGACGTGGGGGCTCTCGAGGAAAATTGGATCATGGGCGGGTCTTTGGAGGTCATGTCTGCGTCGGAAGTGTCGATGGCGCCTGCCGCCACCGACGGGATCACTGATGGTGCTGTCACTTTTAGCTTCGTTGAACCCTCTCGCtcatcatgctttacggcttggaagaGATCGTTGGACTCAACAGAAGACGTGGATACGTCCGTCGCCGGGGAGTCGCAGAAGTTGCTGAAGAAAGTTTTGGCCGGTGGCGCATGGGCAAATAATGGTGGTGACGGCACCGCGAGAGCTCAGGAAAGTACCAACACAAAAAACCATGTCATTTCGGAGAGGAGACGCCGGGAGAAGCTCAATGAGATGTTTCTGATTCTCAAGTCGTTGGTTCCGTCCATTCACAAGGTAACACGTGCACACCATcaaaaagtactccctctgtaaagaaatataagaacatTTAAATCACTACTTTTTTCTCCATGAAGGGAGTAGAAAAAAGAAGTCCTAGACAGGTTTCATACCTTTTTCTTTCTTTATGAATTGTGATTGCAGGTGGACAAGGCATCCATCCTAGCTGAAACGATAGCCTACCTCAGAGAGCTGGAGCAGAAGGTGGAGGAGCTAGAATCCAACAGGGCGGCCGCAACAGCCGTCCGAAAACTCCATGACGTCAGCGGGAAGAAGGTGTTAGCTGGTTCCAAGAGAAAGGCGTCGGAGCTCGGCGGGGACGACGCGGACAGGGTGCTCTCCAAGGAGGACGTCCCGAGCAACGTCGTCAACGTCACCGTGACGGAAAAAGAGGTGCTCCTGGAGGTGCAATGCCGGTGGAAGGAGCTGCTCATGACACAAGTGTTCGACGCCATCAAGAGCCTCCGCCTGGACGTGCTCTCCGTGCGCGCGTCCACGCCCGACGGCCTCCTCGC includes:
- the LOC123177137 gene encoding anthocyanin regulatory R-S protein (The sequence of the model RefSeq protein was modified relative to this genomic sequence to represent the inferred CDS: added 573 bases not found in genome assembly) codes for the protein MALPVVHPSQEEPTLPPPAGKQLSNQLAAAVRSINWSYAIFWSISTSRPGVLTWKDGFYNGEIKTRKVTSSADLTADQLVLQRSEQLRELYESLLSGQCDHRARRPAAALSPEDLGDAEWYYTVCMSYAFRPGQGLPGRSFASNEHVWLCNAQCADTKTFQRALLAKTASIQTVACIPLMGGVLELGTTNTVLEDRDMVNRINTSFWDLKFPTSEEPNSSPSADDTGDADIVFEDLNHESIAAIIPGELELGEVECLSDGNLERITKEINGFYGLCDELDVGALEENWIMGGSLEVMSASEVSMAPAATDGITDGAVTFSFVEPSRSSCFTAWKRSLDSTEDVDTSVAGESQKLLKKVLAGGAWANNGGDGTARAQESTNTKNHVISERRRREKLNEMFLILKSLVPSIHKVDKASILAETIAYLRELEQKVEELESNRAAATAVRKLHDVSGKKVLAGSKRKASELGGDDADRVLSKEDVPSNVVNVTVTEKEVLLEVQCRWKELLMTQVFDAIKSLRLDVLSVRASTPDGLLALKIRAQFAGPAAVEPGMISEALQRAIRRR